Proteins encoded in a region of the Onychostoma macrolepis isolate SWU-2019 chromosome 20, ASM1243209v1, whole genome shotgun sequence genome:
- the pln gene encoding cardiac phospholamban — MDKVQHITRAAIRRASTMEVPQQAKQNMQELFVNFCLILICLLLIYIIVLLISFHGM; from the exons ATGGATAAGGTGCAGCACATCACGCGGGCAGCCATTCGGCGGGCGTCCACCATGGAGGTTCCCCAGCAGGCCAAGCAAAACATGCAGGAGCTCTTCGTCAACTTCTGCCTCATCCTCATCTGCCTGCTGCTCATCTACATCATTGTCTTGCTGAT CTCTTTCCACGGCATGTGA